In one Cercospora beticola chromosome 1, complete sequence genomic region, the following are encoded:
- a CDS encoding uncharacterized protein (CAZy:GH16) — protein sequence MGTTFVALLVLRLAVAISAVPYTLQTNLSGPTFFDAFDFWTQYDPTYAQPKAGLLYENRADQVTSFGFVEYIDRGAAQALQMLHVTDGVAYFGADAVQMYDPYANKGRKSLRLSTKQTFNHGLFIIDLSHMPSSVCGIWPAIWMLGNGPLPWPAYGELDIIEYTNDASHGLFAMHTAPNCTIAGSGQTGTLLTNDCGEDQGYKGCNISPNMPNTFFPRTAVIPPAVLALNPNPDEFGTPVANFGGSCNIDEHFSNMQLIFNIDFCGTWAGPTFNSNTSCPVMDPSNQWTSCNIYVGNNPQAFKEAYFAVNSILVHQSATANVPESSSVPSVVPAESTRSVSASGAEGRPTTSSTSNTPTAGSAVPSDTAANQSSSISTPSPTLLGDTSPVGASTEIVVETSTVIVTVAPPPRPSLA from the exons ATGGGCACCACCTTCGTTGCACTTCTTGTCCTCCGCCTGGCTGTCGCTATCAGTGCCGTTCCATACACGCTGCAGACTAACCTGAGCGGGCCGACCTTCTTTGACGCCTTCGACTTCTGGACGCAGTATGATCCGACGTACGCGCAACCAAAGGCCGGGCTGCTGTATGAGAACCGAGCTGACCAAGTCACAAGCTTCGGTTTTGTCGAGTACATCGACCGCGGAGCCGCACAGGCGCTACAGATGTTGCACGTTACCGATGGCGTGGCATACTTCGGCGCCGATGCGGTCCAGATGTACGATCCTTATGCCAACAAGGGCCGCAAGAGTCTACGCTTGAGCACCAAGCAGACTTTCAACCA TGGCCTGTTCATTATCGATCTATCTCACAT GCCCAGCAGCGTATGTGGCATTTGGCCTGCAATATGGATGCTGGGAAACGGGCCCCTTCCTTGGCCAGCCTACG GCGAACTCGacattatagaatatacgaATGATGCCTCGCACGGTCTCTTCGCCATGCACACCGCTCCAAACTGCACGATCGCCGGGTCGGGGCAGACCGGCACTTTGCTGACGAACGACTGCGGT GAAGACCAAGGATACAAAGGTTGCAACATATCACCAAATATGCCTAACACT TTCTTCCCACGAACTGCTGTTATCCCTCCTGCGGTGCTCGCGCTGAACCCCAACCCAGACGAATTCGGAACGCCTGTCGCCAATTTTGGGGGAAGCTGCAATATCGATGAGCACTTCAGCAACATGCAACTGATCTTCAACATCGATTTTTGTGGCACA TGGGCTGGTCCAACTTTCAACTCTAATACTTCATGCCCTGTAATGGACCCGTCGAATCAATGGACGTCTTGCAACATATACGTGGGAAACAACCCACAGGCGTTCAAG GAAGCCTATTTCGCTGTCAACAGCATATTAGTACATCAATCAGCGACTGCCAATGTTCCCGAGTCGAGTTCAGTTCCGTCAGTCGTCCCAGCGGAGAGCACCAGATCCGTGTCTGCCAGTGGAGCAGAAGGACGGCCGACAACGAGCAGCACTTCAAACACGCCCACAGCGGGAAGCGCGGTGCCGAGCGACACGGCCGCTAATCAGTCATCGTCCATTTCGACGCCATCACCAACACTGCTCGGAGACACAAGCCCGGTAGGAGCGAGCACAGAGATCGTCGTTGAAACCAGCACCGTAATAGTGACTGTGGCACCGCCTCCCCGCCCGAGTCTGGCGTAA